One part of the Armatimonadota bacterium genome encodes these proteins:
- a CDS encoding endonuclease, whose protein sequence is MFHGNVSPEIAAGLLKLKERIDAAKIPPSKLDESINIATWNIREFGKKRRSEAAIHYIAEVIGQFDLVGMVELRDNLSDLGRVMAILGPYWKVVYSDMIPDAGGNRERIAYLYDERAAQFNGLAAEANEPRKKKGFEYISEESFWRAPYLASFKSGSFDFMVLTTHIRWGDSNEARIGELGRLADWIEAKRTQTTKEDKDLFVMGDFNIPSTNDEMFAAITKHGLEMPHALQKMTFGSNLEKNKRYDQILHHPIYPENFTNFGGVLDFYVDEAHIPELFPGGMSKLDFTFQMSDHLPLWIQVNTDIDGFKLEQIIQNS, encoded by the coding sequence ATGTTTCATGGAAACGTTTCTCCAGAAATTGCGGCGGGTTTATTAAAGCTAAAGGAGCGGATCGACGCGGCGAAGATCCCGCCTTCCAAGCTCGACGAATCGATCAATATCGCCACCTGGAACATCCGTGAGTTTGGCAAGAAACGGCGGTCGGAGGCGGCGATCCATTACATCGCCGAGGTCATCGGCCAGTTCGATTTGGTTGGCATGGTCGAGTTGCGCGACAACCTATCGGACCTGGGGCGTGTCATGGCGATTTTGGGACCTTATTGGAAAGTCGTGTACTCCGACATGATTCCCGATGCGGGGGGAAATCGGGAGCGAATCGCCTACCTTTACGACGAACGGGCGGCACAGTTCAACGGCCTCGCGGCCGAAGCCAACGAGCCTCGGAAGAAGAAGGGCTTTGAGTACATTTCGGAGGAGTCTTTCTGGCGTGCCCCGTATTTGGCTTCGTTCAAATCGGGAAGCTTCGACTTCATGGTCCTCACCACGCATATTCGGTGGGGCGATAGCAATGAGGCTCGGATCGGCGAACTCGGACGGCTGGCGGATTGGATCGAGGCGAAACGGACCCAGACGACGAAAGAAGACAAGGACTTGTTCGTTATGGGAGATTTTAACATTCCTTCGACCAACGACGAGATGTTTGCGGCGATCACGAAGCATGGCCTGGAGATGCCGCACGCACTGCAGAAGATGACGTTTGGGAGCAACCTCGAGAAGAACAAGCGGTACGACCAGATTCTGCACCACCCGATCTACCCCGAAAACTTCACGAACTTTGGCGGTGTGCTGGACTTCTATGTCGATGAAGCGCACATCCCCGAGCTGTTTCCGGGTGGAATGTCGAAGCTGGACTTCACGTTCCAGATGTCCGATCACCTGCCGCTTTGGATTCAGGTGAATACGGACATCGACGGGTTCAAGCTAGAGCAGATTATTCAGAACAGCTAG
- a CDS encoding alpha-L-fucosidase produces the protein MPTRREVCQSIAGLAASAALPTHLFAPKEVTPMMTPYHEDTPLHQLQQRFVDLRFGMFLHFNMATFQDREWGDPTGPVKAFDPTNLDTDQWAAAAKSAGMTYACLTTKHHDGFCIWPTKTKVASILQTPKKIDVVKAYADSFRRAGLTVGLYFSILDLRNDIRHFNVNPAKIKLIKDQLTELLTNYGEIDVLIFDGWDAPWSRIPYSEVPFHEIYALVKRLQPNCLISELNASQYPDSALYYSDIKAFEQNAGQALPGDSSIPAQSCVTLTDGWFWKQGDENAELKPTHRIVEEWLKPQNERHCNLILNAPPNREGRLAPNVVARLKEIGEAWHHPGPAPRVDPALVITTPNLATGQIIHANISPDTYGPDFANDGKFSTTWYLESGYSEGWLEITFKRPTDLNTLVLVEPVGKFDDYKKSRIKSYKFERWDGRQWVELASGSTPSRVQMHAIPSVRTMKIRLSIEAAQDTPHIADIGVYFEPRR, from the coding sequence ATGCCTACCAGGAGAGAAGTCTGCCAATCCATCGCCGGTCTTGCCGCCAGCGCCGCTCTACCCACCCACTTGTTCGCGCCCAAAGAGGTCACGCCGATGATGACGCCTTACCACGAGGACACCCCGCTCCATCAGCTTCAGCAACGATTCGTCGACCTCCGCTTCGGCATGTTCCTCCACTTCAACATGGCCACCTTCCAGGACCGCGAGTGGGGCGACCCAACCGGCCCCGTGAAGGCGTTCGACCCTACCAATCTGGACACCGATCAGTGGGCGGCGGCGGCCAAATCCGCCGGCATGACCTACGCCTGTCTGACCACCAAACACCACGACGGCTTCTGTATTTGGCCCACCAAAACCAAGGTCGCCAGCATCCTCCAGACGCCCAAGAAGATCGACGTGGTCAAGGCCTACGCCGACTCCTTCCGCCGCGCCGGACTCACCGTCGGACTCTACTTCTCCATCCTCGACCTGCGCAACGACATCCGCCACTTCAACGTCAACCCGGCCAAAATCAAGCTCATCAAAGACCAGCTAACCGAACTCCTGACCAACTACGGCGAGATCGACGTGCTGATCTTTGACGGCTGGGACGCCCCCTGGAGCCGCATCCCCTACAGCGAGGTCCCGTTCCACGAAATCTACGCGCTGGTCAAGCGACTCCAGCCCAACTGCCTCATCTCCGAACTCAATGCCAGCCAGTACCCAGACTCGGCGCTCTACTACTCCGACATCAAAGCGTTCGAGCAGAACGCGGGCCAGGCCCTCCCCGGAGACAGTTCCATCCCCGCTCAATCGTGCGTCACCCTCACCGATGGCTGGTTCTGGAAGCAGGGCGACGAAAACGCCGAACTGAAGCCGACGCACCGCATCGTGGAGGAGTGGCTGAAGCCGCAGAACGAGCGGCACTGCAACCTCATCCTCAACGCGCCGCCCAACCGCGAGGGCCGTCTTGCCCCGAACGTCGTCGCTCGCCTGAAGGAAATCGGCGAGGCGTGGCATCATCCCGGCCCTGCACCCAGGGTCGACCCTGCTCTCGTCATCACGACCCCCAACCTCGCCACCGGCCAGATCATCCACGCCAACATCTCGCCCGACACCTACGGGCCGGACTTTGCCAACGATGGCAAATTCAGCACCACCTGGTACCTCGAAAGCGGCTACTCGGAGGGCTGGCTGGAAATCACCTTCAAGCGTCCGACCGACCTCAACACCCTCGTCCTCGTCGAGCCGGTGGGCAAATTCGATGACTACAAGAAGAGCCGCATCAAGTCGTACAAATTCGAGCGATGGGATGGACGGCAGTGGGTCGAACTCGCCAGCGGCTCAACCCCAAGCCGAGTGCAGATGCACGCGATCCCATCCGTCCGCACGATGAAGATTCGCCTCTCCATCGAAGCCGCCCAGGACACCCCGCACATCGCGGACATCGGCGTCTATTTCGAGCCGCGACGCTAG
- a CDS encoding helix-turn-helix domain-containing protein: MSILLDVPLTEPPEIVAMGRNAHGFEPVDRYCLPDLWSLHLYGYEARVRVDEREFEVRPGSIGLTPPGSTLETHYRGISVHIYVHFRAHGDSRLLPMMHDLGDRYDEIYRRLYAAHRFQEREPRRVASCLWDVLWDLTDVGRVDDHPAVGHPAVMAAVERISKRLSEPISVEALAEEVGVSTSYLAKLFRATYGETVVAFIRRQRVERAIHLLQRSTLPIKAVAASVGIPDLQHFNKLIRSETGLSPRGLRESRAK; the protein is encoded by the coding sequence ATGTCGATCTTGCTGGATGTTCCGCTGACTGAGCCACCGGAGATCGTGGCGATGGGGCGTAACGCGCACGGCTTTGAACCGGTGGATCGCTACTGTTTGCCAGACCTGTGGAGCCTGCACCTGTACGGCTACGAGGCGCGGGTGCGGGTGGACGAGCGGGAGTTCGAGGTCCGTCCGGGTTCGATCGGCCTGACGCCGCCGGGTTCGACGCTGGAGACGCACTACCGCGGGATTTCGGTGCATATCTACGTGCACTTTCGGGCACACGGCGACTCGCGGTTGCTTCCGATGATGCACGATTTGGGAGATCGATACGACGAGATCTATCGCCGCTTGTACGCCGCCCATCGCTTCCAGGAGCGAGAACCTCGGCGCGTTGCCTCGTGCCTGTGGGACGTGTTGTGGGACCTGACCGACGTTGGCCGGGTTGACGACCACCCGGCGGTTGGACATCCGGCAGTCATGGCCGCGGTCGAGAGGATTTCGAAGCGGCTTTCTGAGCCGATTTCGGTCGAGGCGCTGGCCGAGGAGGTCGGAGTCTCGACCAGCTATCTGGCGAAGTTGTTTCGGGCAACGTATGGCGAGACGGTGGTGGCGTTCATCCGCCGTCAGCGGGTGGAGCGGGCGATCCACTTGCTCCAGCGCTCGACTTTGCCGATCAAGGCGGTGGCGGCTTCGGTGGGCATTCCCGACCTCCAGCACTTCAATAAGCTGATTCGGAGCGAAACGGGGTTGAGTCCGCGGGGTCTTCGCGAGAGCCGAGCCAAATAG
- a CDS encoding prolyl oligopeptidase family serine peptidase encodes MLAAALLITLQPKTPLDFARAEVAREAKDRAQNVSIEVKSGGEKESYEIAAKNGKVRIVGSDPVGAMYGAFEFAERLHQQGDMAWQTSVKNQPFLKDRGLNLFLTLPWNYAKNDTDFDPAALTDPNRWWFQNENYWTTLLDQMAHARLNWLDIHGAWDISVTNAPNLYAYFVTSPSFPKVGVTQSVKDQDLRQLNHVIDMAHARGIRVSLMAYEANLKIPQNPNPGYDASEANIYKYTKEVVEQMIRRAPGLDAIGYRIGESGRSESFFRCYDEAVKASGRHIPIVTRSWITRKQRVLPLARASKDFTVEIKYNGEQWGAPYMVAGGRMANWYSYSYEDYLSDSGAKGVKTWPGNPATGGGNWPSEPYKIVWQVRANGTHRIFPFYNPQWVRRTIGEMKIGTASGYTIEGEDAYYPKKPDYYLANPADKYCDWIHQRDEMYWMTWGRLGYDPKTPDDVFDARAKELLGDKDGKLVDAWKEASIMVPEAYMAFSLGPDHRNHAPELEWGGDTNSFLTTEGFDSTISMSPQEALANKATDGLDARYFSAGYGGWLTDYQPKPKNSRAKEVANALGLELALTNYYEARVKGATSSVSPYFEDRLITFKEYQRALTSYGQIAANTYYRPFTERLRMHTNTFTWAEEFKKVQAEVAKFPEPQRGQNFPTKPELKLKEIEHITYFPDNSSLNWKVEGSMIRCITSPTFSAEKAFLKIKPLPSSTFFHRIPMVKVDDHFEATFRRERFGHAISAEVYYDGLGIQIPDADLNTPYLVVPSLPGPTPQIYNASEAMTYLKPSIITPDKFGAILIGSRAQNFLQFSKSIKRKLLEPVSKGMKLVILQQDFGKFQLDWLPKPLRVEAGQSDTFDPGDQLGLVRAAFPGAMWQRFAASDGWDIFGNGGLARLKYGQGEIWITTARLMQNMHLPNAAIDFVKLLSLGGKQKPTVLIDSCSEGGAYTSSCHPDLMNSHDIPFVTLGEAIAQEQGMDSFTPIPGPTMNDDVLEGQGQAIAQKFVRNQVIQMAKRPTPPNLTAFKRVRVERKKELMRSLGLDPMPPRTPLNARVTGTIARAGYHIEKVVFESRPKFYVTAHVYVPDRFAKARYPVIVNVNGHWAHKKDEDRIQLRCAFQALQGYVAIAIDSPGWSFEGNSLIERRAEGNHNDFKLVQGGANTTGYYVWDAMRALDYMATRPDTDMSRIGLTGASGGGLATLYTFAADDRYKAAVPVVYMASMELAPDNGCLCNHVPATSQIGDRSDVMAIQAPKPVYIMGAEQDGEFPPDATRLTVKKLKEAWTLFGKQDDVYGQIYAGGHDYNQLMRESSIGFFNKYLKSEGDGSPVPQPALQAIDPQDHQLLVLDPPLDGERTMRDLSMESLSNAPKATALEEFISVNGGRPPKTDMHWHENGTSQTRSVSFESEPGLITPGILVSDGKNSDWATIVVADHGKATEMASMPAMPPNTLFLDILGTGELTGFDLRYPVYAGRSVAFTGGWQIVRAAEAMRKHGKHVAIIGRGPLASQAVMVAGLLDPTIEKVMGYDCLKTWADVFRDDVPDVAIQPRANLCGSLDGLRKLVKHGEWHF; translated from the coding sequence ATGCTCGCCGCCGCGCTTCTCATCACGCTTCAACCCAAGACCCCGCTCGACTTCGCTCGCGCCGAGGTCGCTCGCGAGGCCAAAGACCGAGCCCAAAACGTCTCCATTGAGGTCAAAAGCGGTGGCGAGAAGGAATCCTACGAGATCGCCGCCAAGAATGGAAAGGTCCGCATCGTCGGGAGCGACCCGGTCGGCGCGATGTACGGCGCGTTCGAATTCGCCGAGCGCCTTCATCAACAAGGCGACATGGCCTGGCAGACCAGCGTCAAAAACCAGCCGTTCCTCAAGGACCGTGGCCTGAACCTCTTCCTCACCCTCCCCTGGAACTACGCCAAGAACGACACCGACTTCGACCCCGCCGCCCTGACTGACCCCAACCGCTGGTGGTTCCAAAACGAGAACTATTGGACCACCTTGCTGGACCAGATGGCGCACGCACGCCTCAACTGGCTCGACATCCACGGCGCGTGGGACATCAGCGTCACCAACGCCCCCAATCTCTACGCCTACTTCGTCACCAGCCCATCGTTCCCCAAGGTCGGGGTCACCCAAAGCGTCAAGGATCAGGACCTCCGCCAGCTCAACCACGTCATCGACATGGCCCACGCGCGCGGCATCAGGGTCAGCCTGATGGCCTACGAAGCCAACCTCAAGATTCCCCAGAACCCGAATCCGGGCTACGACGCCAGCGAGGCGAACATCTACAAGTACACCAAGGAGGTCGTCGAGCAGATGATCCGCCGTGCACCCGGCCTCGACGCCATCGGCTACCGCATCGGCGAAAGCGGGCGGAGCGAGTCGTTTTTCCGATGCTACGACGAGGCCGTCAAAGCCAGCGGCCGACATATTCCCATCGTCACCCGAAGCTGGATCACCCGCAAACAACGAGTGCTCCCTCTCGCTAGGGCAAGTAAGGATTTCACCGTCGAGATCAAATACAACGGCGAGCAGTGGGGCGCGCCCTACATGGTCGCCGGCGGGCGCATGGCCAACTGGTACAGCTACTCCTACGAGGACTACCTCAGCGATTCCGGCGCGAAAGGCGTGAAGACGTGGCCCGGAAATCCCGCGACGGGCGGCGGCAACTGGCCCAGCGAGCCGTACAAGATCGTGTGGCAGGTGCGAGCCAACGGCACCCACCGAATCTTTCCTTTCTACAACCCGCAGTGGGTACGCCGCACCATCGGCGAGATGAAGATCGGCACCGCCAGCGGATACACCATCGAGGGCGAAGATGCCTACTACCCGAAGAAACCCGACTACTACCTGGCCAACCCCGCCGACAAATACTGCGACTGGATCCATCAGCGGGACGAGATGTACTGGATGACGTGGGGGCGACTGGGCTACGACCCCAAAACGCCGGACGACGTGTTCGATGCTCGGGCGAAGGAATTGCTCGGTGACAAAGATGGCAAATTGGTCGATGCGTGGAAAGAAGCAAGCATCATGGTTCCCGAAGCGTACATGGCATTCAGCCTGGGACCCGACCATCGCAATCATGCGCCAGAGTTAGAGTGGGGTGGCGATACAAACTCCTTCCTTACGACCGAGGGTTTTGACTCAACGATATCGATGTCGCCGCAGGAGGCACTTGCGAATAAGGCAACCGATGGGCTCGACGCTCGATATTTTTCGGCAGGATATGGAGGTTGGCTGACTGATTATCAGCCAAAGCCAAAGAATTCACGTGCTAAAGAGGTTGCAAATGCCCTCGGCCTTGAACTTGCGTTGACTAACTACTACGAGGCTAGAGTTAAAGGTGCTACAAGTTCTGTATCTCCCTACTTTGAGGACCGCTTAATAACCTTTAAGGAGTATCAACGGGCTCTTACCTCTTATGGTCAAATCGCAGCGAATACCTACTACCGGCCTTTTACAGAGCGCCTTCGCATGCACACCAACACCTTTACTTGGGCAGAAGAATTCAAAAAGGTTCAGGCCGAGGTGGCCAAGTTTCCCGAGCCGCAGCGTGGCCAAAATTTTCCTACCAAACCTGAACTAAAGCTTAAGGAGATTGAACACATAACGTACTTTCCTGACAATTCCAGTTTGAATTGGAAGGTCGAAGGAAGCATGATTCGGTGTATAACTTCTCCCACCTTTAGCGCCGAAAAGGCATTCCTTAAGATCAAGCCACTGCCAAGCTCAACATTCTTTCATCGAATACCCATGGTCAAAGTAGATGACCACTTCGAAGCTACTTTTCGACGTGAGCGATTCGGCCATGCAATCTCGGCTGAGGTCTACTATGACGGCCTTGGCATCCAGATTCCAGACGCGGATTTGAATACTCCTTACCTTGTCGTCCCCTCGCTCCCCGGACCAACGCCGCAAATCTACAACGCCAGCGAGGCGATGACCTACCTCAAGCCGTCCATCATCACCCCCGACAAATTCGGCGCGATCCTCATCGGCTCGCGGGCGCAGAACTTCCTCCAGTTCAGCAAGTCGATCAAGCGAAAACTGCTCGAGCCAGTGAGCAAAGGCATGAAGCTCGTGATCCTCCAGCAGGACTTCGGCAAGTTCCAACTCGACTGGCTCCCCAAGCCGCTCCGCGTCGAGGCCGGACAAAGCGACACCTTCGATCCCGGCGACCAACTCGGCCTTGTCAGGGCCGCATTCCCTGGCGCGATGTGGCAACGGTTCGCCGCCAGCGACGGCTGGGACATCTTCGGCAACGGGGGCCTCGCCCGACTCAAGTACGGTCAGGGCGAAATCTGGATCACCACCGCTCGCCTAATGCAGAACATGCACCTGCCCAACGCCGCCATCGACTTTGTTAAACTCCTCAGCCTTGGCGGCAAGCAAAAGCCCACCGTCCTGATCGACAGTTGCAGCGAGGGCGGCGCGTACACAAGTTCGTGCCATCCCGACCTCATGAACTCCCACGACATACCTTTTGTAACCCTCGGCGAAGCCATCGCCCAGGAGCAAGGTATGGATAGCTTTACCCCCATCCCAGGTCCGACCATGAACGACGACGTCCTCGAAGGCCAAGGGCAGGCGATCGCCCAAAAATTCGTCCGCAACCAAGTCATCCAGATGGCCAAGCGGCCAACTCCGCCCAACCTCACCGCCTTCAAAAGAGTTCGCGTCGAGCGCAAGAAGGAGCTGATGCGGTCGCTGGGCTTGGACCCGATGCCACCGAGAACGCCGCTGAATGCGCGCGTCACCGGCACCATCGCCCGCGCGGGCTACCACATCGAAAAGGTGGTCTTCGAGAGTCGTCCGAAGTTCTATGTGACCGCCCACGTGTACGTGCCCGACCGCTTCGCCAAGGCTCGCTACCCCGTCATCGTCAACGTCAATGGCCACTGGGCCCACAAGAAAGACGAAGACCGCATCCAGCTTCGGTGCGCCTTCCAGGCCCTGCAGGGCTACGTCGCCATCGCCATCGACAGCCCCGGCTGGAGCTTTGAAGGAAACAGCCTCATCGAGAGGCGAGCCGAAGGTAACCACAACGATTTCAAACTGGTGCAAGGAGGCGCAAACACCACCGGATACTATGTGTGGGACGCCATGCGCGCCCTCGACTACATGGCGACGCGCCCCGATACGGACATGTCGCGGATCGGCTTGACCGGCGCGTCCGGCGGCGGCCTAGCCACGCTGTACACGTTCGCCGCCGATGATCGCTACAAGGCCGCCGTGCCCGTTGTGTACATGGCGAGCATGGAGCTTGCCCCCGACAACGGATGCCTGTGCAACCACGTCCCCGCCACGTCGCAGATCGGCGATCGGTCGGATGTCATGGCGATCCAAGCCCCGAAGCCTGTGTACATTATGGGAGCCGAGCAGGACGGCGAATTTCCGCCCGACGCCACTCGCCTAACCGTCAAAAAGCTCAAGGAAGCGTGGACGCTGTTCGGAAAGCAGGACGACGTGTACGGCCAAATCTACGCCGGAGGACACGACTACAACCAACTCATGCGCGAGTCGTCGATTGGCTTCTTCAATAAGTATCTGAAGAGTGAAGGCGACGGTTCGCCGGTGCCGCAACCGGCCCTCCAAGCCATCGATCCCCAGGACCACCAACTCCTTGTTCTCGATCCTCCGCTCGACGGCGAGCGCACCATGCGCGACCTCTCGATGGAGTCTCTCTCGAACGCGCCAAAGGCGACCGCGCTGGAGGAATTCATTTCGGTCAACGGTGGCCGACCGCCCAAAACCGACATGCATTGGCATGAAAACGGCACGTCCCAAACCCGTTCCGTGTCGTTCGAATCCGAACCTGGCCTCATCACGCCCGGCATCCTCGTTTCCGACGGAAAGAACAGCGATTGGGCAACGATTGTTGTTGCCGACCACGGCAAGGCGACCGAGATGGCGAGCATGCCCGCCATGCCGCCAAACACCCTCTTCCTCGACATCTTGGGGACGGGCGAACTGACTGGCTTCGACCTTCGTTACCCAGTTTACGCCGGACGGTCGGTGGCATTCACCGGCGGCTGGCAGATCGTCCGCGCCGCCGAAGCCATGCGAAAGCACGGCAAGCACGTGGCGATCATCGGTCGTGGGCCGCTCGCCTCGCAAGCTGTCATGGTCGCGGGCCTTCTCGATCCCACTATCGAAAAGGTCATGGGCTACGACTGCCTCAAGACATGGGCCGACGTCTTCCGCGACGACGTCCCCGACGTCGCCATCCAACCTCGGGCCAACCTCTGCGGATCACTAGATGGCCTAAGAAAGCTCGTCAAGCACGGCGAGTGGCACTTCTAA
- a CDS encoding mandelate racemase/muconate lactonizing enzyme family protein, with the protein MRIRGVSLYKAVSPLSRPISDSTHEFPEIAFIVTRIHLESGIVGESYMLAFHYSPHAILGALRDATDLVVGWDVHQTREFIQFYESQAEYFGNTGINRWALAAINTAMWDARARAVEKPVWQMFNVHRDRVPVYASGGWLSYSNEELISEASSLVARGFHGLKMRVGSADIERDIERLHLVREAVGPDVDIMMDANQGLSVSTATKLAQAAMPLRITWFEEPLPHTDFEGYRQLGQTTGISLAIGKREFSTVALRELILRDAVDLWQPDLFRLGSVEAWRDSADLCQANNIPIVPHFYKQYHVPLLMTVPNGRGAEILDWVDGLIDHPIRVEDGMAYPHTSPGWGFRFKDEFLFELGSPAMAAVGQAE; encoded by the coding sequence ATGAGAATACGTGGGGTCAGTCTTTATAAGGCCGTGTCGCCGCTGTCGCGTCCGATTAGCGACAGCACCCACGAATTTCCCGAAATCGCCTTCATCGTCACGCGGATCCACCTAGAGAGCGGAATCGTGGGCGAGTCGTACATGCTGGCGTTTCACTATTCGCCTCACGCGATCCTTGGAGCGTTGCGCGATGCCACCGACCTGGTCGTCGGTTGGGACGTTCACCAAACGAGGGAATTCATCCAGTTCTACGAGAGCCAAGCTGAATATTTCGGCAATACCGGCATCAATCGATGGGCGCTGGCGGCGATCAATACCGCGATGTGGGATGCACGGGCGCGGGCCGTCGAAAAGCCGGTCTGGCAGATGTTCAACGTCCACCGGGACAGAGTGCCGGTTTATGCGAGCGGCGGCTGGCTTTCCTATTCCAATGAGGAGTTAATTTCTGAGGCTTCAAGCCTGGTGGCGCGGGGTTTTCATGGCCTGAAGATGCGGGTTGGATCGGCCGACATCGAGCGCGACATCGAACGTCTGCACCTCGTCCGCGAAGCGGTCGGGCCGGACGTGGACATCATGATGGATGCCAACCAGGGCCTGAGCGTGAGCACGGCGACGAAGTTGGCGCAGGCGGCGATGCCGCTCCGCATCACCTGGTTCGAGGAGCCGTTGCCCCACACCGACTTCGAGGGATATCGCCAATTGGGGCAGACAACCGGCATTTCGCTGGCCATCGGCAAACGCGAATTCAGCACGGTGGCGCTTCGCGAGTTGATCCTTCGGGACGCGGTGGACCTGTGGCAACCCGACCTCTTCCGCCTGGGAAGCGTGGAAGCGTGGCGTGACTCCGCCGACCTCTGCCAGGCGAACAACATCCCGATCGTGCCGCACTTCTACAAGCAGTACCACGTACCGCTCCTGATGACGGTGCCCAACGGGCGCGGGGCCGAGATTCTCGACTGGGTGGACGGGCTGATCGACCACCCGATCAGGGTCGAGGACGGGATGGCTTACCCGCATACCTCGCCGGGCTGGGGCTTCCGGTTCAAAGACGAGTTCTTGTTCGAACTGGGTTCGCCAGCGATGGCGGCTGTTGGGCAAGCCGAGTAA
- a CDS encoding isochorismatase family protein encodes MSHLAIEPIRTALVLIDFQHLNVNRPLVPLSGAEIVANGARLASAVRESGGTVVYVRVLVGEIFRPPVDVERPRFSELPPDACDIVPEAGMQEGDLLVTKRQWCAFYATELDQHLRRRNVKTILFGGIATNFGVESTARGALDRDYEVVFASDAMSSLNAEMHDFSITRVFPMIGRVRTTDEIIEALK; translated from the coding sequence ATGAGCCACCTCGCAATCGAACCTATTCGCACCGCATTGGTGCTCATCGATTTTCAACACCTGAATGTGAATCGCCCGTTGGTCCCTCTTTCGGGTGCCGAAATCGTGGCGAACGGGGCGCGCTTGGCATCGGCGGTACGAGAATCTGGGGGCACGGTGGTGTACGTTCGCGTGTTGGTGGGCGAGATATTTCGACCGCCGGTGGATGTGGAACGACCACGATTTTCGGAGCTTCCGCCGGACGCCTGCGATATTGTTCCCGAGGCAGGAATGCAGGAGGGCGACTTGCTCGTGACCAAGCGTCAGTGGTGCGCGTTTTACGCCACCGAACTCGACCAGCACCTTCGGCGGCGCAATGTGAAGACGATCCTGTTTGGAGGGATCGCGACCAATTTTGGGGTGGAATCGACAGCGCGCGGGGCGCTCGACCGCGACTACGAAGTGGTGTTTGCATCCGACGCAATGTCCAGCCTCAATGCCGAAATGCATGACTTTTCGATCACCCGGGTTTTCCCCATGATCGGGCGAGTTCGGACCACCGACGAGATTATCGAGGCGCTGAAATGA
- a CDS encoding anti-sigma factor, protein MTCDDVRPLLSAYHDGELGLTESRAIEQHLETCAGCSEALAELSSLSGLINGVRLSAPDSLRQSVRPRPRISWNPWPVVAFAGMLAAFYVGRLTLPASPGFADDLIASHTRSLQGNHLIDVVSSDRHTVKPWFIGKIDYSPTPYDLKDKGFELKGGRLDYVDRQTVPVYVYGYQKHVVNLYVFNSNRTVDTGGLNGYHFNEWKHEGMTYIAVSDVADSTLVSFHEAFEQAEKG, encoded by the coding sequence ATGACCTGCGACGACGTACGACCCTTGCTCAGCGCGTATCACGACGGCGAACTTGGGCTGACCGAGTCACGCGCGATTGAGCAGCACCTGGAAACCTGCGCGGGCTGTTCAGAGGCGTTAGCTGAATTGAGCTCGCTTTCCGGCCTAATAAACGGCGTTCGCCTTTCGGCACCCGATTCTTTGCGCCAGTCGGTCCGGCCGCGACCGCGAATTTCGTGGAACCCATGGCCGGTGGTCGCCTTCGCTGGAATGCTCGCCGCGTTCTATGTGGGACGATTGACGCTCCCCGCTTCGCCAGGGTTTGCCGACGATCTCATCGCCAGTCACACCCGGTCACTCCAGGGTAACCATCTCATTGATGTGGTGTCCAGCGACCGTCACACGGTCAAGCCGTGGTTCATCGGGAAGATCGACTACTCGCCTACCCCGTACGACCTGAAGGACAAAGGCTTCGAGTTGAAGGGCGGACGGCTGGACTACGTGGACCGTCAGACCGTGCCCGTCTACGTTTACGGGTACCAGAAGCACGTTGTGAACCTCTATGTTTTCAATTCCAATCGAACGGTGGACACCGGCGGCCTCAATGGCTACCATTTCAACGAATGGAAGCACGAAGGCATGACCTACATCGCGGTCTCGGACGTCGCCGACAGTACGCTCGTCAGCTTCCACGAAGCCTTCGAACAAGCTGAAAAGGGCTAG
- a CDS encoding sigma-70 family RNA polymerase sigma factor: MRSHDQLFEWQIMRRLDGAYNLAHSYMGNPQDAEDAVQEAVLKAYKSFGSFRGEDSRAWFFKIVKNTCLRHLEKRKRMPEPMATEDLDQHESEQTNRPDNAALRAASHEMVREELGRLPMEYREILVLREFEEMNYHEIATVLEVPIGTVMSRLSRARAQLIAQLKQRLEAST, translated from the coding sequence ATGCGGAGCCATGACCAACTCTTCGAGTGGCAAATCATGAGACGCCTCGATGGCGCCTACAACTTGGCGCATTCCTATATGGGGAATCCGCAGGATGCCGAAGACGCAGTACAGGAGGCGGTGTTGAAAGCCTACAAGTCGTTCGGATCGTTTCGCGGAGAGGATAGCCGGGCGTGGTTTTTTAAGATCGTGAAGAACACCTGCCTGCGGCATCTCGAAAAACGAAAGAGAATGCCAGAGCCAATGGCGACCGAGGACCTAGATCAGCATGAGAGCGAACAGACGAATCGGCCCGACAATGCCGCCCTCCGCGCGGCCAGTCACGAAATGGTTCGGGAGGAGTTGGGGCGACTGCCGATGGAGTACCGCGAAATCCTGGTCCTGCGGGAGTTTGAAGAGATGAACTACCACGAGATTGCGACCGTGCTGGAGGTTCCGATCGGCACGGTGATGTCGAGGCTATCGCGGGCGCGGGCGCAACTTATCGCCCAACTGAAGCAACGATTGGAGGCAAGCACATGA